In Neorhizobium galegae, the following proteins share a genomic window:
- a CDS encoding ABC transporter permease — MTDATVATAPPAKAATPTRSALADIWRQFRAHRGGVVGLIVFTFIVLAVFVGPYIHRVAPNAINIRDKNQWPSLAHPFGTDNLGKDMLAQVLAGGRISLAVGITAMLLALFLGTLVGVVSGYIRKLDGPLMRITDLFLALPLLPLLLVILMLFRDTLRAAFGPETGIFILIVFVIGITSWMHTARIVRGDVLAVKSQEFILAAKSSGMREYRIILKHILPNVLSSIMVSATLGIASAIITESALSFLGLGFPSDFPTWGRLLFDGANFLQLTPSRVLWPGLAISATVLSVNYMGDAIRDALDPRALKH, encoded by the coding sequence ATGACTGATGCGACCGTCGCAACTGCGCCGCCCGCCAAGGCGGCAACTCCCACCCGATCGGCCCTCGCAGACATCTGGCGCCAGTTCCGTGCCCATAGAGGCGGCGTCGTTGGGCTTATCGTCTTTACCTTCATAGTCCTGGCGGTCTTCGTCGGGCCGTATATCCACCGCGTGGCCCCGAACGCCATCAACATCCGCGACAAGAACCAATGGCCGTCACTGGCTCATCCGTTCGGTACCGATAACCTTGGCAAGGACATGCTTGCCCAGGTGCTCGCCGGCGGCCGCATCTCGCTTGCGGTCGGCATCACGGCCATGCTGCTGGCGCTCTTCCTCGGAACGCTGGTTGGAGTGGTTTCCGGCTATATCCGGAAGCTCGACGGGCCGCTGATGCGTATCACCGACCTGTTCCTGGCCTTGCCGCTGCTGCCCCTGCTGCTCGTCATCCTGATGCTGTTCCGCGATACCCTGCGGGCTGCATTCGGACCCGAAACCGGCATCTTCATCCTGATCGTCTTCGTGATCGGGATCACCAGCTGGATGCACACCGCCCGCATCGTGCGCGGCGACGTGCTGGCCGTCAAAAGTCAGGAGTTCATCCTGGCGGCGAAATCGAGCGGCATGCGGGAATATCGCATCATCCTCAAACACATCCTGCCGAACGTGCTGAGTTCGATCATGGTTTCCGCGACATTGGGAATCGCCTCGGCGATCATCACTGAATCGGCGCTGAGCTTCCTCGGCCTCGGCTTTCCCTCGGATTTCCCGACTTGGGGACGGCTGTTGTTCGACGGGGCAAACTTCCTGCAACTCACGCCTTCGCGCGTTTTGTGGCCGGGACTGGCAATCTCCGCCACGGTGCTCAGCGTCAACTACATGGGAGACGCTATCCGCGACGCGCTCGACCCGAGGGCGCTCAAGCACTGA
- a CDS encoding sensor histidine kinase — protein MPALVDLGASIMIQDAGRNYLFVTHLPEVWAVEHVKTPTDVSLFGEEVGAKLATLKDGMTEAGRKGHIEITIGTEQIYEFRVQTVEFSNRGLHFVTTIIDRSEERHRERLLRALLREVSHRSKNLLAIIQSIALQTARYSGSLELFLHKFRGRLYSLSQSQDLITDSSWRGAYFFELVQQQTEKYLPENKHLVRVHGDNILLTPNASLHIGLALHELIVNAVSHGSLLRSGRVINVTCTRMHLNGHDSLEMMWDEVLDASRSPEDNEDSLKAHFGSTVLERVVPASVNGKAQYVISNDRISYRLVFPLESGGE, from the coding sequence ATGCCGGCACTGGTGGATCTTGGCGCCAGCATCATGATCCAGGACGCCGGCCGGAATTACCTCTTCGTCACGCATCTTCCGGAGGTCTGGGCTGTCGAGCATGTCAAGACACCCACCGACGTCAGCCTGTTCGGCGAGGAGGTCGGAGCAAAGCTCGCGACCCTCAAGGACGGCATGACGGAAGCCGGGCGCAAGGGCCATATCGAGATTACCATCGGCACCGAGCAGATCTACGAGTTCCGGGTCCAGACGGTGGAGTTCTCCAATCGCGGCCTGCATTTCGTCACCACGATCATCGACCGTTCCGAGGAGCGTCACCGCGAGCGGCTGCTGCGCGCGCTGCTGCGGGAAGTCAGCCACCGTTCCAAGAACCTGCTTGCCATCATCCAGAGCATCGCGCTGCAGACGGCCCGTTATTCGGGCTCGCTGGAACTGTTTCTGCACAAGTTCCGGGGGCGGCTCTATTCCCTCTCGCAGAGCCAGGACCTGATCACCGATTCTAGCTGGCGCGGCGCCTATTTCTTCGAACTGGTGCAGCAGCAGACGGAAAAATACCTGCCCGAGAACAAGCACCTGGTGCGCGTCCACGGCGACAATATTCTTCTGACGCCGAACGCTTCGCTGCATATCGGACTGGCGCTGCATGAGCTGATCGTCAACGCGGTCAGCCACGGTTCGCTGTTGCGCAGCGGCCGGGTGATCAACGTCACCTGCACCCGCATGCACCTCAACGGCCATGACTCGCTCGAAATGATGTGGGACGAGGTGCTGGACGCCAGCCGGAGTCCCGAAGACAACGAGGACTCGCTGAAGGCGCATTTCGGCAGCACGGTGCTGGAACGTGTCGTGCCGGCCTCGGTCAACGGCAAGGCGCAATATGTCATCTCCAACGACCGCATCAGCTATCGGCTGGTATTTCCGCTGGAGAGCGGCGGAGAATGA
- a CDS encoding DUF1328 domain-containing protein, with amino-acid sequence MLYYALVCLLVAIFTGALGFSGIAGTATGLAQLLFFLFLALLLISLVVGLFRRV; translated from the coding sequence ATGTTGTATTATGCTCTTGTCTGCCTGCTCGTGGCGATTTTCACCGGTGCGCTCGGCTTCAGCGGCATTGCAGGAACGGCAACCGGTCTGGCCCAGCTCCTGTTTTTCCTCTTTCTCGCACTGCTGCTGATATCGCTGGTCGTCGGGTTGTTCCGGCGCGTTTGA
- a CDS encoding response regulator — protein MSLTTRVASHLPYLRRYARAVTGSQTSGDAYVAAVLEALIADVSIFPETSKDRVSLYKLFVAIFGSTNIEIRPIESPFAWEQRAAANLSMLPSQSRHAFLLVSVEGFSIEEAAEVLEVSTAEVNRLLEDATREISRQVATDIMIIEDEPLIALDIEQMVQDLGHRVTGIARTHKEAVSLFQSSHPKMVLADIQLADGSSGIDAVNEILKSSSVPVIFITAFPERLLTGERPEPAFLVTKPFNPDMVKALISQALFFNEAVKAAA, from the coding sequence ATGTCACTCACCACACGCGTTGCGTCTCACCTTCCATATCTGCGTCGGTATGCTCGCGCCGTCACCGGATCACAGACTTCGGGAGACGCTTATGTCGCCGCGGTCCTGGAAGCTTTGATTGCAGACGTTTCGATATTCCCCGAAACGTCCAAGGACCGTGTCTCGCTTTATAAACTCTTTGTTGCAATCTTTGGTTCCACGAACATTGAGATTCGCCCCATCGAATCGCCGTTCGCCTGGGAGCAGCGCGCGGCAGCCAATCTGTCGATGCTTCCCTCTCAGTCGCGGCATGCCTTTCTGCTGGTCTCGGTCGAAGGTTTCAGCATCGAGGAAGCCGCCGAAGTCCTCGAAGTCAGCACTGCCGAGGTGAACCGCCTGCTCGAAGACGCGACCCGCGAAATCTCGCGGCAGGTGGCAACCGACATCATGATCATCGAGGACGAGCCGCTGATCGCGCTCGATATCGAGCAGATGGTGCAGGATCTCGGCCACCGCGTCACGGGCATCGCCCGCACCCACAAGGAAGCGGTATCGCTCTTCCAGTCCTCGCACCCGAAAATGGTGCTGGCCGACATCCAGCTTGCCGACGGCAGCTCCGGGATCGACGCGGTCAACGAAATCCTGAAGTCTTCGAGCGTGCCGGTGATCTTCATCACCGCCTTTCCGGAACGGCTTCTGACCGGCGAGCGCCCGGAACCGGCCTTCCTGGTCACCAAGCCGTTCAATCCGGACATGGTGAAGGCCTTGATCAGCCAGGCGCTGTTCTTCAACGAAGCCGTCAAGGCCGCCGCTTGA
- a CDS encoding NepR family anti-sigma factor, whose amino-acid sequence MTAIQSQEVRPGAVPPNASISRKLRDFYDAVQEEGIPDRFLDLLERLEQAEKNAKPVNAK is encoded by the coding sequence ATGACAGCAATCCAATCCCAAGAAGTCAGACCCGGAGCGGTGCCGCCGAATGCATCCATATCCCGCAAGTTACGGGACTTCTACGACGCGGTACAGGAAGAAGGAATTCCTGATCGTTTTCTCGATCTTCTTGAGCGTCTGGAGCAGGCGGAGAAGAATGCCAAGCCGGTGAACGCAAAATGA
- a CDS encoding RNA polymerase sigma factor: MSKEDEIDDRGFKRDLLASLPNLRAFAVSLTGRHDKADDLVQDTIMKAWANQTSFTAGTNMRAWLFTILRNEFYSQMRKRGREVQDSDGLFSERFSVHPEQYGRLDLQDFRKALDKLPDDQREAIILVGAAGFAYEEAAAICGCAVGTIKSRVSRARTRLQELLGVSGEGDYGPDAGDAAITSRAFGS; encoded by the coding sequence ATGAGCAAGGAAGACGAGATCGACGATCGCGGCTTCAAGCGCGACCTTCTCGCGTCGCTGCCCAACCTGCGTGCATTCGCCGTATCCCTGACGGGCCGTCACGACAAGGCGGACGACCTTGTGCAGGATACCATCATGAAAGCCTGGGCCAACCAGACCAGCTTCACCGCCGGCACCAACATGCGGGCCTGGCTATTCACCATCCTGCGCAACGAATTCTACAGCCAGATGCGCAAGCGCGGACGCGAGGTGCAGGATAGCGACGGCCTGTTCAGCGAGCGGTTTTCGGTCCATCCGGAACAGTACGGCCGGCTTGACCTTCAGGATTTCCGCAAGGCCCTCGACAAGCTGCCCGACGATCAGCGCGAAGCGATCATCCTCGTGGGTGCTGCCGGTTTCGCCTATGAGGAGGCGGCTGCGATCTGCGGCTGCGCTGTCGGCACGATCAAGAGCCGCGTCAGCCGCGCCCGCACCCGCCTCCAGGAACTGCTCGGCGTTTCCGGCGAGGGTGATTACGGCCCCGACGCAGGCGATGCAGCGATCACGTCACGCGCCTTCGGCAGCTGA
- a CDS encoding DUF883 family protein, producing the protein MPAANPTTDFARNGTGQNSSASKDLEAQIQQLRDDIAALTRSVAAVGNEKASEYKGKARRVASDAADASMQMVEAARDQALSMERDLERQIRTNPIQAVAIAAGVGFLFALLTRR; encoded by the coding sequence ATGCCCGCAGCCAACCCCACGACCGACTTCGCCCGCAACGGCACCGGCCAGAATTCGTCAGCCAGCAAGGATCTCGAAGCCCAGATCCAGCAGCTCCGCGACGATATCGCTGCACTGACCCGCAGCGTTGCTGCCGTGGGTAATGAGAAGGCCAGCGAATACAAGGGCAAGGCTCGTCGCGTCGCCAGCGACGCTGCCGACGCCTCGATGCAGATGGTGGAAGCTGCGCGCGACCAGGCGCTGTCGATGGAAAGGGACCTGGAGCGTCAGATCCGCACCAACCCTATCCAGGCCGTCGCCATCGCCGCCGGAGTCGGCTTCCTGTTCGCGCTGCTGACGCGCCGCTGA
- a CDS encoding amidase, whose product MNDLLKLTIRELLDLYSARKLSPSEYWLAVEDRVAAFEPHVQALYLYDPDSARAQAAASTQRWTKGATLGPLDGIPVTLKELIATKGQPVPLGTAAVELVPATEDAPIAARMREDGAVIFAKTTCPDYGMLSSGLSSFHHLSRNPWDLTQNPGGSSAGASAAGAAGFGPLHIGTDIGGSVRLPAGWTGLFGFKPSQGRIPLDPYYVGRCAGPMTRTVEDAAFSMATLSRPDWRDGTSLPPNDFDWLDFDIDVKGLKIGLMLDAGIGLAVEDEVRDAVVAAAKRFEEAGAVIIPVEPVITRIMLDGLDSFWRSRFWGDIEKMPEERRALILPYIYQWAEGGTYISGVEAVRGFNQTIEMRKACGKLFTTVDAVISPTNPIVSYPADWASPTNDPSKPFEHIGFTVPWNMSEQPASSINCGFSKSGMPIGLQIVGPRYDDLLVLKLSRAFEQWIGGVSAWPEPPAP is encoded by the coding sequence ATGAATGACCTCCTGAAACTGACGATCCGCGAACTGCTCGATCTTTATTCGGCCAGGAAGCTCTCGCCCTCCGAATATTGGCTGGCGGTCGAGGACCGCGTCGCCGCCTTCGAGCCGCACGTGCAGGCGCTCTATCTCTACGATCCGGACAGTGCCAGGGCGCAGGCCGCAGCCTCCACCCAACGGTGGACGAAAGGGGCGACGCTTGGGCCGCTCGACGGAATCCCGGTGACGCTGAAGGAGCTGATCGCCACCAAGGGTCAGCCGGTGCCGCTCGGAACCGCTGCGGTCGAACTGGTGCCGGCCACGGAAGACGCGCCCATCGCCGCGCGCATGAGAGAGGATGGCGCGGTAATCTTCGCCAAAACCACCTGCCCGGACTACGGCATGCTCTCCTCCGGCCTGTCGAGCTTCCATCACCTCAGCCGCAATCCTTGGGATCTCACCCAAAACCCGGGCGGATCGAGCGCCGGCGCGTCGGCCGCCGGTGCCGCCGGTTTCGGTCCTCTGCATATCGGCACGGATATCGGCGGCTCGGTGCGCCTGCCGGCCGGCTGGACAGGGCTGTTCGGCTTCAAGCCGAGCCAGGGCCGTATTCCGCTTGATCCCTATTATGTCGGCCGCTGCGCGGGGCCAATGACCCGCACCGTGGAAGATGCCGCCTTCTCCATGGCGACGCTGTCGCGTCCCGACTGGCGCGACGGCACCTCGCTGCCGCCCAACGATTTCGACTGGCTGGATTTCGATATCGACGTCAAGGGTCTGAAGATCGGCCTGATGCTCGACGCCGGCATCGGCCTTGCCGTGGAGGACGAGGTTCGCGATGCTGTCGTGGCCGCCGCCAAACGTTTCGAGGAGGCGGGGGCGGTCATCATCCCGGTCGAACCGGTCATCACCCGCATCATGCTCGATGGGCTCGACAGTTTCTGGCGTTCGCGATTCTGGGGCGATATCGAGAAAATGCCGGAAGAGCGCCGGGCGCTGATCCTCCCCTATATCTACCAGTGGGCGGAAGGCGGCACCTACATTTCCGGCGTCGAGGCGGTGCGCGGCTTCAACCAGACGATCGAGATGCGCAAGGCCTGCGGAAAGCTGTTCACGACCGTCGATGCGGTGATCTCGCCGACCAATCCGATCGTTTCCTATCCGGCGGACTGGGCCTCGCCGACCAACGATCCCTCGAAGCCTTTCGAGCATATCGGCTTCACGGTACCGTGGAATATGTCGGAACAGCCGGCCTCGTCGATCAACTGCGGTTTTTCGAAATCCGGCATGCCGATCGGCCTGCAGATCGTCGGCCCGCGCTACGACGACCTGCTCGTGCTGAAACTGTCCAGGGCCTTCGAACAATGGATCGGGGGCGTTTCTGCCTGGCCCGAGCCGCCGGCCCCTTAA
- a CDS encoding ABC transporter permease, producing the protein MRKLLRRPVFLIGLVITLALFAVALLSLVWTPFPPTKMNIVHKLKAPLDFGLLGTDQFGRDVASMLMVGAWNSLSTSILAVLLGASVGTAIGVVVAMRRGWLELVVMRGCDIIFAVPPILSAMMLGAFIGSGRFTAIIAIGVFMVPVFARLALGAALQIWTRDYVTAAVSMGRPKLKITLVHVLPNIANQIIVQVTIQLGLAILTEAGLSFLGLGMPPPTPTWGRMLADAQTFLGQAPWLALMPGLAIALAVLGLNMLGDGLRDLLDPRDNS; encoded by the coding sequence ATGAGGAAACTGCTTCGCCGCCCTGTCTTCCTCATCGGGCTCGTCATCACGCTGGCGCTGTTTGCCGTGGCGCTGCTGTCGCTCGTCTGGACGCCGTTCCCGCCGACGAAAATGAACATCGTCCACAAGCTCAAGGCTCCACTCGATTTCGGCCTCCTCGGCACCGATCAGTTCGGCCGCGACGTAGCCTCGATGCTGATGGTCGGAGCCTGGAATTCGCTGTCGACCTCCATTCTCGCGGTGCTTCTCGGGGCAAGCGTCGGCACGGCCATCGGCGTCGTCGTCGCCATGCGGCGGGGCTGGCTGGAACTCGTCGTCATGCGTGGCTGCGACATCATCTTCGCCGTTCCGCCAATCCTGTCGGCGATGATGCTCGGCGCCTTCATCGGATCGGGCCGGTTCACGGCGATCATCGCCATCGGCGTGTTCATGGTGCCGGTGTTTGCGCGGCTCGCGCTCGGCGCCGCCCTGCAGATCTGGACGCGGGACTATGTTACCGCCGCCGTCAGCATGGGCCGCCCGAAGTTGAAGATCACGCTCGTGCACGTGCTGCCGAACATCGCCAACCAGATCATCGTGCAGGTGACGATCCAGCTCGGCCTGGCGATCCTGACGGAAGCCGGCCTCTCCTTCCTCGGTCTCGGCATGCCGCCGCCGACGCCGACCTGGGGGCGGATGCTGGCCGATGCGCAGACTTTCCTCGGCCAGGCGCCGTGGCTGGCGCTGATGCCGGGACTCGCGATCGCGCTCGCGGTACTTGGCCTCAACATGCTCGGCGACGGCCTGCGCGACCTCCTCGATCCCCGCGACAATTCCTGA
- a CDS encoding ABC transporter permease has translation MISILIRRTLSLAVTLLIVSLLIFTVMDLLPGDPAAIMLGTSASPETLAALQKQLGLDQPLPVRYLAWLAGVFRGDLGQSYTYGVPVAGLIGERLAVTLPLALIAIVLSVAIAIPLGVQAARKHNGAFDFVAGLFSYISIAVPAFWVGLLLIILFSTMLGWMPAGGFPGWDAGLSAGLKALILPAVALALPQAGVLTRVARAAVLEVMNEDFVRTARAKGLSEGIAIWRHAVPNALVPVFTMLGLQFTFLIAGAVLVENVFNLPGLGRLAYQALSQRDIIVMQDVVLFFSALVILMNFLVDLAYLVVDPRLRAGAQ, from the coding sequence ATGATCTCCATCCTCATCCGCCGAACCTTGAGCCTCGCCGTCACGCTGCTGATCGTCTCGTTGCTGATCTTCACCGTCATGGACCTGCTGCCCGGCGATCCGGCGGCGATCATGCTCGGCACCTCGGCGAGCCCGGAAACGCTCGCGGCGCTGCAGAAGCAGTTGGGTCTCGACCAGCCGCTCCCCGTGCGTTACCTCGCCTGGTTAGCCGGGGTCTTCCGGGGCGATCTCGGGCAGTCCTATACCTATGGCGTGCCGGTCGCGGGGCTGATCGGTGAACGGCTTGCGGTCACTCTGCCGCTGGCGCTGATCGCCATCGTGCTCTCGGTCGCGATCGCCATTCCTCTTGGCGTGCAGGCGGCGCGCAAGCACAATGGTGCCTTCGATTTCGTCGCCGGATTGTTCTCCTATATCAGCATCGCGGTGCCGGCCTTCTGGGTCGGGCTGCTGCTGATCATCCTGTTCTCCACCATGCTCGGCTGGATGCCGGCCGGCGGGTTTCCCGGCTGGGATGCCGGATTGTCCGCCGGCCTCAAGGCGCTGATCCTGCCGGCCGTCGCACTCGCCCTGCCGCAGGCCGGCGTGCTGACGCGCGTGGCGCGGGCCGCGGTTCTGGAGGTGATGAACGAGGATTTCGTGCGCACCGCCCGCGCCAAGGGCCTGAGCGAGGGCATCGCCATCTGGCGGCACGCCGTCCCGAACGCGCTGGTGCCGGTGTTCACCATGCTCGGCCTGCAATTCACCTTCCTGATCGCCGGCGCGGTGCTGGTCGAGAATGTCTTCAACCTGCCGGGCCTCGGGCGGCTTGCCTATCAGGCACTCTCCCAGCGCGACATCATCGTCATGCAGGATGTCGTGCTGTTCTTCTCCGCACTGGTGATCCTGATGAATTTCCTGGTCGATCTCGCCTATCTGGTCGTCGATCCGCGCCTCAGGGCCGGTGCACAATGA
- a CDS encoding ABC transporter substrate-binding protein, with protein sequence MGRMTLLSSATILKSAAFGLAVSAGLLLGQTGAEAAAKTAITVGMTVEPAGLDPTIAAPVAIGQVTWQNIFEGLTTIDKAGKIQPQLAESWQISPDGLTYTFKLRQGVKFHNGVAFDSAVAKFSIDRARGADSVNPQKRYFASIDTVETPDASTLVLKLKQPAGSLLYWLGWPSSTIVEPKSAADNKTTPIGTGPFKFVSWSKGSKVDLARNADYWNKAVSLKLDTAAFRFISDPQAQAAALKAGDVDAFPEFGAPELIKSFEGDKRLTTVIGNTELKVVAGMNNTRKPFSDKKVRQALMMAVDRATVVEGAWSGFGTPIGSHYTPNDRGYKDLTGVYPYDAAKAKALLAEAGFPNGFTFTIKAPQMAYAQRTSQVLQAMFAEIGVTMNIETTEFPAKWVADVLKAADYDMTIVAHAEPMDIDIYSRDPYYFNYKNPAFNDVLKKVEMTSDAAGQEKLYGEAQTILSNDVPALFLFVMPKLGVWDGKVKGLWENEPIPSNVLTDVHWEE encoded by the coding sequence ATGGGCAGGATGACACTTTTGAGCTCTGCTACCATATTGAAGAGTGCAGCTTTTGGCCTTGCGGTGAGCGCGGGCCTGCTTTTAGGGCAAACCGGCGCCGAGGCGGCGGCGAAGACCGCGATCACAGTCGGCATGACGGTTGAGCCGGCCGGCCTCGATCCGACGATCGCCGCACCGGTCGCGATCGGCCAGGTGACCTGGCAGAACATCTTTGAAGGCCTGACGACCATCGACAAGGCCGGCAAGATCCAGCCGCAGCTTGCCGAAAGCTGGCAGATCTCGCCCGACGGCCTGACCTACACGTTCAAGCTCCGCCAGGGCGTCAAGTTCCATAACGGCGTCGCCTTCGACAGCGCGGTTGCCAAGTTCTCGATCGACCGCGCCCGCGGCGCAGACTCGGTCAATCCGCAGAAGCGCTATTTTGCCTCGATCGATACGGTCGAGACGCCCGATGCTTCGACGCTGGTGCTGAAGCTCAAGCAGCCGGCCGGCAGCCTGCTTTACTGGCTCGGCTGGCCGTCCTCGACCATCGTCGAACCGAAATCGGCCGCCGACAACAAGACGACTCCGATCGGCACCGGCCCGTTCAAGTTCGTCAGCTGGTCGAAGGGCTCCAAGGTCGATCTCGCCAGGAATGCCGACTACTGGAACAAGGCCGTCTCCCTGAAGCTCGATACCGCGGCATTCCGTTTCATCAGTGATCCGCAGGCCCAGGCCGCGGCGCTGAAGGCCGGCGACGTCGATGCCTTCCCGGAATTCGGGGCGCCCGAACTGATCAAGTCCTTCGAGGGCGACAAGCGGCTGACGACGGTTATCGGCAATACCGAGCTCAAGGTCGTCGCCGGCATGAACAACACCCGTAAGCCGTTCAGCGACAAGAAGGTACGTCAGGCCCTGATGATGGCAGTCGACCGCGCCACCGTCGTCGAAGGCGCCTGGTCCGGTTTCGGCACACCGATCGGCAGCCACTACACGCCGAACGACCGCGGCTACAAGGATTTGACCGGCGTCTATCCCTATGATGCCGCCAAGGCGAAGGCGCTGCTGGCCGAGGCTGGCTTCCCGAACGGCTTCACCTTCACCATCAAGGCGCCGCAGATGGCCTATGCGCAGCGCACCTCGCAGGTGCTGCAGGCGATGTTTGCGGAAATCGGCGTGACGATGAACATCGAGACCACCGAATTCCCGGCGAAATGGGTGGCCGATGTGCTGAAGGCCGCCGACTACGACATGACCATCGTCGCCCATGCGGAGCCGATGGACATCGACATCTATTCCCGCGATCCCTACTACTTCAACTACAAGAACCCGGCCTTCAACGACGTGCTGAAAAAGGTCGAGATGACCTCCGATGCCGCCGGACAGGAAAAGCTCTACGGCGAGGCACAGACCATCCTTTCCAACGACGTGCCGGCGCTCTTCCTGTTCGTGATGCCGAAACTTGGCGTGTGGGACGGCAAGGTGAAGGGCCTGTGGGAAAACGAACCGATCCCGTCGAACGTTCTCACGGATGTTCATTGGGAAGAGTGA
- a CDS encoding LysR family transcriptional regulator: protein MQLRALMYFDELVRTNSMRAAAENLNVAATAVSRQIENLEHYFGTPLVERSNRGIKLTAAGELLAARAGRTLRELEHVHQLIDDLQGLQRGKVVIYANGATVANLIAPVLAEFSLRYPKLRFEVAITSAREAVEALAAAEADLVVTLFAPKISGVKVRLRSEITYDVIMAADHPSAGARELTLRDLIHMPLALPDKNFGARQAFEELFAKDGLELDPVFVTGSLEMLKELVLRRAAVTLLPALAVQREIDSGQLAAVPITAGKAVRTPIDLCVAPDRQLSFAAGKLVDFIERFMRGADARKSAPKRAGA from the coding sequence ATGCAGCTTCGAGCGCTTATGTATTTCGACGAACTGGTCCGCACCAATTCGATGCGGGCGGCGGCCGAGAACCTGAATGTGGCGGCTACTGCCGTCTCCCGCCAGATCGAGAACCTCGAACACTATTTCGGCACACCGCTCGTCGAGCGCAGCAATCGCGGCATCAAGCTGACCGCCGCCGGCGAGCTGCTGGCGGCGCGGGCAGGGCGGACGCTGCGCGAGCTCGAACATGTCCACCAGCTGATCGACGACCTGCAGGGCCTGCAGCGCGGCAAGGTGGTGATCTATGCCAACGGCGCGACGGTCGCCAACCTGATCGCTCCGGTGCTTGCTGAATTCAGCCTGCGCTACCCGAAACTGCGGTTCGAGGTGGCGATCACCAGTGCGCGCGAGGCGGTCGAGGCGCTCGCCGCCGCCGAAGCCGATCTGGTCGTGACGCTGTTTGCACCAAAGATATCCGGGGTGAAGGTGCGGCTGCGCTCCGAAATCACCTATGACGTCATCATGGCCGCCGACCATCCGTCCGCCGGTGCGAGGGAACTGACCCTGCGCGACCTGATCCACATGCCGCTCGCTCTTCCGGACAAGAATTTCGGCGCGCGACAGGCCTTCGAGGAACTGTTCGCCAAGGACGGGCTGGAGCTCGATCCGGTCTTCGTCACCGGTTCCTTGGAAATGCTGAAGGAACTGGTGTTGCGTCGCGCGGCGGTCACGCTGCTGCCGGCGCTTGCGGTGCAGCGCGAAATCGATTCCGGCCAGCTTGCGGCGGTGCCGATCACCGCCGGCAAGGCGGTGCGCACGCCCATCGATCTCTGTGTCGCGCCGGACCGCCAGCTCTCGTTCGCGGCGGGCAAGCTCGTCGATTTCATCGAGCGCTTCATGCGCGGCGCCGATGCGCGCAAATCGGCGCCTAAAAGGGCAGGCGCCTAA
- a CDS encoding ABC transporter ATP-binding protein: protein MTSALSIRDMVVTYDEFAALDHVNFDIGTGESFGIVGESGSGKSTLLRAVSGLASFDQGTLSVNGRPYSGRKRDKEFYRTVQMVFQDPYGSLHPRQTVDRLLLEPLVIHGFTDIETRINRALDEVGLGSGFRFRYSHQLSGGQRQRIAIARALILEPKILLLDEPTSALDASIQAEILNLLEQARRDRNLTFVMVSHDLGVISHMCEWLAVMKNGKVVETVPRKALENREFSADYTRQLLVASEGFRRG, encoded by the coding sequence ATGACTTCGGCTCTCTCCATCCGCGACATGGTCGTCACATACGATGAGTTTGCAGCACTCGATCATGTCAACTTCGATATCGGCACGGGCGAATCCTTCGGCATCGTCGGCGAATCCGGTTCCGGCAAATCGACCCTTTTGCGTGCCGTCTCGGGTCTTGCGTCGTTCGACCAGGGCACGCTCAGCGTCAACGGCCGCCCTTATTCCGGCCGCAAGCGCGACAAGGAGTTCTACCGCACCGTCCAGATGGTGTTCCAGGACCCCTATGGCTCGTTGCACCCGCGCCAGACGGTCGACCGGCTGCTGCTGGAACCGCTCGTCATTCACGGTTTCACCGATATCGAGACGCGCATCAACCGGGCGCTGGACGAGGTCGGTCTCGGGTCGGGCTTCCGATTCCGTTATTCGCATCAGCTTTCGGGCGGCCAGCGGCAGCGCATCGCGATCGCCCGGGCGCTGATCCTGGAGCCGAAGATCCTGCTGCTCGACGAGCCGACCTCGGCGCTGGATGCCTCGATCCAGGCGGAAATCCTCAATCTGCTCGAACAGGCGCGCCGCGACCGCAACCTCACGTTCGTGATGGTCAGCCACGATCTCGGCGTCATCAGCCATATGTGCGAGTGGCTGGCGGTGATGAAAAACGGCAAGGTGGTCGAGACGGTGCCGCGGAAAGCACTGGAAAACCGCGAGTTTTCAGCCGATTATACCCGCCAGCTGCTCGTCGCCAGCGAAGGTTTTCGCCGCGGCTGA